In Methanofollis sp., the genomic window CCGGCCACGGCCTTGCGCCGTACTCCATCCACACCGACCCGACGATCCCGAATGTCGGCATCGCCGGCGGGGCCGTCCTCGAAGAGGGGATGGCCATCGCGATCGAGCCCTTCGCCACCACCGGCAGCGGCCGCGTCTGTGATCGGTCCAGGATCGAGATCTACCAGCAGATTGCCGTAAAGCCAACCCGCCTCCCCTCGGCAAAGCGCATCCTCGAACAGGTCCGCGACCGCCGCGGCATGCCATTTTCTCGCCGCTGGCTCCCCCAGGACAAAATCGAGATCGCCCTCTCGGCACTGGTCAGGAGCGGCGTGGTCTACGGCTACCCTGTTCTCCACGACGTCCCGGGCTCCTTCGTTTCGCAGGCAGAGCACACCCTCATCGTCACGGCAGACGGCTGCGTCGTGACGACCAGGTGAGATAGTATTATCGGACCACATCCACCATAGGAAATGTTACATCCATGTCGTGCGCAGAGAGCAGAGACGATGTCATCCGGCTGATGGAATATCTCCTGACGGCTGAGGTGTATAACAAGAACCCCCAGCTGGACATGGAAGACCTCCCTCCCCAGTGCCGGTCCCTCTTCCTCCCCTCCCCGGAAGCGGCTGAAATCAAGCGTCCTCTCGTCATCACCGACGCCCTCCTCAAAAGGGCGCCCGGGACGACCGACGAGACGGTTAAAATGCTTCTCAAAAACCCCTTCGTAGATTTTGACACCCTCAACCTTCACTATCATATCACCGACCTCAAGGCCGGGGCCGAATGGTTCGCCGGTCATGGCGGAAAGGAGCAGGTGGCGAAGAACCCGGCGCTCGCCTTCTATATAGGAAACTTCGATTCCCTCAACCTCAGGTACGAGGACGTGCGGGCGAAAAACCCCCGGTTCTCCGACTCCCGCCTCTCCCTTGACCGGCGGGTTGCACAATTGACCGATAAAGACGAGCATTTCAAAGAGGCGCTGGAACTCGTCATCGTCAGCGCCCCCGAAGAGATCGAGCAGCAGATGGACGGTATCGTCTGCACCGACGCGCAGAAGGAGGTGATCGCCAGGATAGGGACGGTGATCGAGAACCGCGATTTCCTCCGCGACCACAACATCTCCGAGGTCGGCAAACTCCTCTTCGTCGGCCCGCCAGGCACGGGCAAGACCTCCCTCGCCCTTGCCATCTGCCACGACCTCCACATGCCGGTGCTCGAGGTCCGCCTCTCCATGGTCACCTCCCAGTACCTTGGCGAGACCTCGAAGAATATCGACAGGATCTTCGAGATCGCAAAGGCCCTCTCCCCCTGCATCCTCTTTATCGATGAGTTCGACTTTGTCGCGAAGAGTCGGGTCTCCGACGACCACGGGGCGATGAAGCGGGCCGTCAACATGCTCCTGAAAAACATCGACAAGATCAGCCTGGTCAAAAATGGCGTGGTCATGATCGGGGCGACGAACCACCCGCAGCTCCTTGACCAGGCCGCATGGCGGCGTTTCGATGAGGTCGTCGAGTTCTCTCTCCCTGACCAGGCGATGCGGGCATCTATCCTGGCGACCTTCGCCCGCTCCCTCGACTGCGACTGCGACTGCGACCTCCCCGGTGTCGCGGCGCGGACAGAGGGCTTTTCGGGCGCCGACCTGAAGATGATGCTGAAAGAAGCGGTTCTGAACGCCCTGATGGATAAGCGGCGGACAATTTCCCAGAACGATCTCGAGTGCGGCCTCCTGACGGTGGAGAACCGCAACCTGATCCGGAACTGCTCGTGGGGATAGGATGAAGGTCACGCTGCTCGGGACCGGGGACGCCATCGGGACACCGAAGATCGGGTGTTCGTGCCCGGTCTGCACCGGGGCCAGCCGCGCCGGCCGGCAGCGCCTGAGAGCGGCCGTCCTCGTGGAGATCGGGGAGAAGCACATTCTGGTGGACACCGGCCCCGATCTCAGAGCCCAGCTCATCGCCGCCGGTTCGCCGCACATCGACGCCGTGATCTGGACCCACGGCCACTACGACCACTTCATGGGCTACGGCGAGTTCTACCGGGTGCAGAGGGTGCCGCCGGTCTATGCCGCCGCCCCGACCCTTGACTATGCGGGCTCGGTCTTCTCTTTTCTCTCTCTCGAAGAGCACACCGTCGAACCGTACCGCCCCTTCGACCTCTTCGGTGCGGAGGTCACCCTCCTGGCGGTGGATCACCCGCCGATGCCGACCTATGGCGTCCGCATCGAGCATGACGGTGCGGTGCTCGCCCTCACCTCAGACACGAACGACCGCATGCCGGCGGCGACGAAAGAGGCCCTTGCAGGCGCCGACCTCCTGGTCCTCGACGCCATCGTCCCGCCGGGGTACACCATCACCAAGCACATGAACTATGCCGACGCCCTGAAGATGGTGGAAGAACTCAGGCCAAAGGACTTCCGCTGCACCCACGCCTCTCACCTCATCCCCTGGGACACTCCCCACCTTGCGATGGACGGCGAGACTTTCGAGTTGTGAGGGGACAGGGTTTTCGGATTTTTTCTTTTTTTCGATCGGGAGAAAATCTCATAGTAATGGTGATACCCCCTTCTTGATCTCAGGGGGGATTGTGCTGTCCCCTGCCTTGCCTCTACACTTTGCCGGAACCCCTAACATAAGATAGGGCCTGGGAAGAGAGAACAAAAGTCCTGAGGAGGGTGGTTACCGTCCACCCCCAACCCTGAGCGGGGGTCCGGGGGCGTAGTCCCCCGGTGCGAGACGCCGTTCAACCGCCTTCCCCACAATCTAGGCTGGGGGACTACCCTCGAAAAACTGCGTTTTTCTCAAGCTCGCTGATGCTCGCATCCCCCAGACCCCCGATCTACGATAGGACCGGGGAAGGGCAGATGAGATCATGAAGAGGGAAATTGGCCTTCCGCTCCTGCCCTCCAGGATTTACCGCTTCCCCCCGGCAAATCCCCTCTTCTCTCGATCTTTATTCTCCCCCTCCCCTGTACACCCGCGACACCCCCCACCCCACGAAAAGGATGCCGAGGCCGAGAAGGACGATCTCTGCCTCGATCTGGAGGAGAAGAAAGAAGGAGAAGAGGATGCCGAGGAGAGGCACAATCGGCACCCCCCGCACCGCGAGGGGAACCCGGAAGGGACGGGTGAAATCGGGCTCCCGCAGGCGGAGGACGACCACTGTCGCGTTGATCAGGGCGAAGGTGAGGAAGAGGGCGAAGTTCGTCGCGTTCGCCACATACGCGATCTCGCCGGTGAGGGTGAATGCCGCGGCAATGGCGGCGGCGACCGCGACCGCCGCCCACGGCGTCCCGAAGGCCGGGTGCACCTGTGCAAGGGGGGCCGGCAGGGCCCCGTCGCCGGCCATCCCCCAGGCGAGGCGCGACGTGGCGACGATGAGGAGGAGAGAGGTGTTCGCGGTCGCACAGAGGGCTACAAGGGAGATGATGAGAGCAGCGCTCCCGCCGAGGGCCACATCCGCGATCGCGGCAAAAGGTGCGGGCGTGGCCGCAAGCCCCTCCCAGCCGAGGACTGAGACCGCGCTCACCGTCACGAGCATGTACAGCACCACAGCCGCGGCAAGGGCGAGGAGAAGGGCCCGCGGGATCGTCCTTTCCGGCTCCCTCGTCTCCTCGGCAAGCTTCACCATCTCCTCGAACCCCATGTACGCGAAAAAGACCAGGGCAGAGGCCTGGAATACCCCGGGTAGACCCTTTGGCATCGCGAAATAGTCTACAGACCCGAGGTACGGGATGCCGATGACGATCACGAAAACGATCCCCCCGGCCTCGATGAGGGTCATCGCGATCGCAAAGAGGGCCGTCTCCCTGATCCCGTACACCCCGATCGCCGCAAGCCCTGCGATGAGGAGCAGGGCGGCCGGGACGGCCGGTATGCCCGCGAGGCTGGAGATGTATCCACCGAAGCCCAGGGCGACCGTCGCCGCGGAGAGGACACCCGAGGCCAGGATGAGCCAGCCGACAAGGAAGGCGGTCGTCTGCCCGAAGGCCCGGCCCACATAGGCGTACTCTGCCGACGCCCGCGGAAACATCGAGGAGAGCTCGGCATAGGCAAGCCCGGTGCATGCCGCCATCACCGCTGAGATCCCGAAGGCGACCCAGACAGCATTCCCGGCAAGGCCGGCCGCCTCCCCCATCAGGGCATAGATGCCGGCACCGAGGATGATCCCGACCCCCGAGAGGGTGACCTCAGGGAGACCGAGGGCCCGCTTCAGCTGCCCGCCTCTCTCCATGCACGTTCTCCCTCCTCCCGGCATAAAAACCCCTCATGTCGGCCGGTAGATCCGGGGCATTTTCCCCGTACCCATATCTATATACTCTCCTGCCCAC contains:
- a CDS encoding ATP-binding protein — protein: MSCAESRDDVIRLMEYLLTAEVYNKNPQLDMEDLPPQCRSLFLPSPEAAEIKRPLVITDALLKRAPGTTDETVKMLLKNPFVDFDTLNLHYHITDLKAGAEWFAGHGGKEQVAKNPALAFYIGNFDSLNLRYEDVRAKNPRFSDSRLSLDRRVAQLTDKDEHFKEALELVIVSAPEEIEQQMDGIVCTDAQKEVIARIGTVIENRDFLRDHNISEVGKLLFVGPPGTGKTSLALAICHDLHMPVLEVRLSMVTSQYLGETSKNIDRIFEIAKALSPCILFIDEFDFVAKSRVSDDHGAMKRAVNMLLKNIDKISLVKNGVVMIGATNHPQLLDQAAWRRFDEVVEFSLPDQAMRASILATFARSLDCDCDCDLPGVAARTEGFSGADLKMMLKEAVLNALMDKRRTISQNDLECGLLTVENRNLIRNCSWG
- a CDS encoding MBL fold metallo-hydrolase, which translates into the protein MKVTLLGTGDAIGTPKIGCSCPVCTGASRAGRQRLRAAVLVEIGEKHILVDTGPDLRAQLIAAGSPHIDAVIWTHGHYDHFMGYGEFYRVQRVPPVYAAAPTLDYAGSVFSFLSLEEHTVEPYRPFDLFGAEVTLLAVDHPPMPTYGVRIEHDGAVLALTSDTNDRMPAATKEALAGADLLVLDAIVPPGYTITKHMNYADALKMVEELRPKDFRCTHASHLIPWDTPHLAMDGETFEL
- a CDS encoding APC family permease — encoded protein: MERGGQLKRALGLPEVTLSGVGIILGAGIYALMGEAAGLAGNAVWVAFGISAVMAACTGLAYAELSSMFPRASAEYAYVGRAFGQTTAFLVGWLILASGVLSAATVALGFGGYISSLAGIPAVPAALLLIAGLAAIGVYGIRETALFAIAMTLIEAGGIVFVIVIGIPYLGSVDYFAMPKGLPGVFQASALVFFAYMGFEEMVKLAEETREPERTIPRALLLALAAAVVLYMLVTVSAVSVLGWEGLAATPAPFAAIADVALGGSAALIISLVALCATANTSLLLIVATSRLAWGMAGDGALPAPLAQVHPAFGTPWAAVAVAAAIAAAFTLTGEIAYVANATNFALFLTFALINATVVVLRLREPDFTRPFRVPLAVRGVPIVPLLGILFSFFLLLQIEAEIVLLGLGILFVGWGVSRVYRGGGE